CTCGCGTGCAGCGGTCGATGGCATGAGGCACAAGCGCACGCGCGCAAAGCCGTCGCGCTCGACACGCCGGATGCGCGCCTGCAGTATCACGCCGGCGTCATCGCCTGGCACAACGGCGACATGGCAGAAGCCAGGCGCCGTCTGACGAGCGCGCTCGGGTTAAACCCGCAGTTCCACCCGCTCTACGCGGACGACGCCCGCCGCCTCCTGCAGCAAATGTAGCGGTCGAATTTATTCGACCGCAGGCGCGGTTTCAACCGCGACGTTGTCCGCCGCGTCGCTCTCGCGCTGCTCCTTGCGCTGCAGCCGCAGGCCGAGCGCCAGCGCGACCGCCGCCCAGAACGCGGACGGCGTACCCGCCCACGCGGGCCCGAACGCACCGAGCACGCCGGTCGAGACGGGCGGCATGAGCACGCCCGAGAGATTGTCGAGCGCCGAGCTGACGCCCAAGATCGTGCCGCGCTGATTCTCCGGGGTTCGATCGGTCAGCAACGCCGTCAAGCTCGGGCGCGCGATCGACATGCCGAAGGCGAACAGAAACATCGTCGGCAGCAGGGTCAACACGTTATGGATGAAGGGCACGAGCAAGAAGCCGACAAGCAGCGCCAAGATGCCGATGTTCGACGTCCGGCGCGCGCCAAAGCGCGCGTTCGTGCCGCCCACCGCCGTGACTTGCAGCACGACGCTGACCACTCCGAAGGCGGCGAAGAAATAGCTGCTGTCCGATCCCGAAAACCCGAGCGCCTCCTTGAGCAGCAGCGTGAACACGCCGAACCAGGCGTACAGCGCCAGTGAGAACGCCCAGATCTGCACCAAGATGGGCGCAAGGACCCGGTCGGTGAGCGACGTCCAGATGTCGGCGAACGTGGCGACGTGCGAGCGCTCTTCGTGACTGGTCGACTCCGGCAGCATGAAGATCGTCAACAGCAGGGTGACGAGTTGGATCGCCGCGGCCGTCAAGAAGGGAGCCGAAAAGCCGTAGCGCGAGAGCAAGAAGCCGCCCAAAGCCGGTCCGAACACGATGCCGGCGGAGAACGCAGCGCCGACGTACCCGAACGCCCGCGCCCGATCCTTGGGCTCGACGAGATCCGCGACATAGGCCTGCGTCACGCTGATGTTGCCGCCGGATATGCCCTCGACGATGCGTGCGATGAACACCAAGCCGAGAGTGTTCGCGAACGCCAGCATCGCCCAGCCAATGGTCGCGCCGATCTGACTGATGATGAGCACCTTCTTGCGCCCGAAGCGGTCGCTGACGTTGCCCCAGATGGGACCCCCGATGAACTGGCACGCTGCGAACGTCGAGAATAGCAGCCCGACCGTCAGATCGGAGGCGCCGAAATGCTTGACGAAGTACGGCAGGATCGGGATCAGGATCGAGAAGCCGAGGATGTCGACGAATGTGATGCCGAGGATTGGAAAAATGCGGGCGACCATCGCGCACCCCTTCGAGTCGGCGGCGGGTGATGACCTCCGGCGGAATCGCGCTGGGGTGTTGCGAACGAGCGGGACGTGACGTTGTTACACCGCCAGGCGTGTGCGCTCGTGATCTCGCTCGCGGTGCTTTCGTCGCCGTCGCGCGCGTTCGGTGCGGACGGCCCGGCGGTGCAATTCATCATCATCCCGTCGTCGGCGATCAACCCGGATACGATCGTGATCCCGGCCTCGAACGTGTTCCAAACGCTCACCGCCGATTTCTTCCGGGAAGACGACGGTACGGAGTACGTGCAGACCGGCGACATCCCGGCCATGTGGCTGCGAGATTCTTCCGCCCAGACCAAACCCTACGTCCGTTTCACGGCAGAGCATCCCGAGGCTGCACCGCTGGTTCGTGCGGTCATCGAGCGCAACGCCAAGAACGTGCTCACCGACCCGTACGCCAACGCGTTCACCGCGGGCTACAAGGTCTGGGAGGAGAAATGGGAGGTCGACTCGCTCGCCTACCCGATCACGCTGGCGTACACGTACTGGCGGCGCACCGGCGACCGGGCGCTCTTCACGCAGCGCTTGCACTGGGCATGGCAGCATACCATCAGCACGCTCACGTGCGAGCAGCATCATGCGACCTGCTCGCATTACCGATCGCGCTACTTGATGAGCGGCCGAGGATCGGACTTCGCCTACACGGGCATGATCTGGTCGGCGTTCCGGCCGTCTGACGACCCGGTCAGGTACTCCTACAACGTTCCACAGAACATGTTCGTGGTGGTCGCGCTGCGCGAGCTGACGGAGATGGCGCTATCGGGCTATGGCGACGCGAGATTGGCGACGCAAGCGTCGAGGCTCGCAGACGAGGTGGATAGCGGCATCCAGCGCTATGGGGCGGTCTATGATATGGATTTCGGCTGGGTCTACGCATACGAAGTGGATGGAATGGGCCACACGCTGCTCATGGACGACGCCAACGTGCCGAATCTGATCGGGGCGACCTACTACGGGTACGTCGCCCCGGGCAGCCAGATCTACGCGAACACGCGCCGGCTGGCGCTTTCGCCGGCCAATCCGTACTACTATAGCGGCAAGTACGCGACCGGTCTTGGCAGCCCCCATACGCCGACCGGCTGGGTCTGGCCATTGGGATTGATCGTACGCGGGGTCACCAGCGATTCCCCAGCCGACACGCTGTCATCGATCCGCGTCGTGACGTCGACCATGCACGGCGAAGCGCTTTTTCACGAGAGTTTTGACCCGGACAATCCCGAGCGGTTCACGCGCACATCCTTCGGCTGGGCAGAAGCGGCGTTTGCAGAGTTGATCTTCCGCAGCGCCGCGGGTTTCGATCCCGATCCGCTGCCGGCACCCGTCGCCGAACTAGGCTACCAGAACGACATCCAACGTACGCCGCTCGTGGTCGCGCCCCCGCAGCTGTGGCTCAATCAGGATACGTGCTTCAATGCGGTGACCCGCCTGCTCCAAGAATAGAACCCAGAACGGAGCGCTCCCCACTCAATGGAGCGGTCGAATTTATACGACCGCTACTTGATCAAACCGAGGTCGCGGCCGACGCGTCCGAAGGCCGCCAGCGCACGATCGAGATGCTCGCGCTCGAGCGCGGCGCTCATCTGCACGCGGATGCGCGCCGTCCCCTCGGGCACGACCGGGTAGCCGAAACCTGTGACGAACACGCCTTCCGCGAGCAACTGATCGCTCATCTTGATCGCGAACGCGGTCTGGCCGACGATGATCGGGATTATCGCGCTGTCGCCCTCGAGCGGTTTGTATCCCAGACGCGTCAAGCCGGCGCGGAAATAGGCGATGTTCTCGCGCAGCTTCCCGATCAGCTCGGGATGCGCATCCAATTCCTCGATCGCCGCGAGCGCGCTGCACGCCACAGTCGCCGGCAGCGCGTTTGAGAACAGCTGCGGCCGGGATTTCTGTATCAACGTTTCGATCAGCTCGTTCGATCCGGCGACGAAGCCGCCCGCCGCACCGCCGAGCGCTTTGCCCAGCGTGCCGGTGATGATGTCGATCTGGCCGGTCAATCCGAAGTGCTCGATCGTGCCGCGGCCGGTGCGTCCCATGACGCCGGTACCGTGGCTGTCGTCCACGATCGTCACCGCGTTGTAGCGCTTGGCAAGCGCCACGATCTCAGGCAGCTTGGCAAGGTCCCCTTCCATCGAGAAGACGCCGTCGCTGATGATGAACTTGATCACGTCGGGCGGCAAGTTCGCGAGCTTGGCCTCGAGATCTGCCATGTCGGCGTGCTTGTAGCGCAACCGCTGTGCTTGCGTGGCCATGCGGCAGCCGTCGATGATGGACGCGTGATTCAGCTCGTCCGACACGATCGCCGTGCCTTCGACCGCGATCGTGGGGATCAGTCCGGTATTGGCCGCCCAG
The genomic region above belongs to Candidatus Eremiobacteraceae bacterium and contains:
- a CDS encoding MFS transporter; its protein translation is MVARIFPILGITFVDILGFSILIPILPYFVKHFGASDLTVGLLFSTFAACQFIGGPIWGNVSDRFGRKKVLIISQIGATIGWAMLAFANTLGLVFIARIVEGISGGNISVTQAYVADLVEPKDRARAFGYVGAAFSAGIVFGPALGGFLLSRYGFSAPFLTAAAIQLVTLLLTIFMLPESTSHEERSHVATFADIWTSLTDRVLAPILVQIWAFSLALYAWFGVFTLLLKEALGFSGSDSSYFFAAFGVVSVVLQVTAVGGTNARFGARRTSNIGILALLVGFLLVPFIHNVLTLLPTMFLFAFGMSIARPSLTALLTDRTPENQRGTILGVSSALDNLSGVLMPPVSTGVLGAFGPAWAGTPSAFWAAVALALGLRLQRKEQRESDAADNVAVETAPAVE
- a CDS encoding glycoside hydrolase family 125 protein; amino-acid sequence: MTLLHRQACALVISLAVLSSPSRAFGADGPAVQFIIIPSSAINPDTIVIPASNVFQTLTADFFREDDGTEYVQTGDIPAMWLRDSSAQTKPYVRFTAEHPEAAPLVRAVIERNAKNVLTDPYANAFTAGYKVWEEKWEVDSLAYPITLAYTYWRRTGDRALFTQRLHWAWQHTISTLTCEQHHATCSHYRSRYLMSGRGSDFAYTGMIWSAFRPSDDPVRYSYNVPQNMFVVVALRELTEMALSGYGDARLATQASRLADEVDSGIQRYGAVYDMDFGWVYAYEVDGMGHTLLMDDANVPNLIGATYYGYVAPGSQIYANTRRLALSPANPYYYSGKYATGLGSPHTPTGWVWPLGLIVRGVTSDSPADTLSSIRVVTSTMHGEALFHESFDPDNPERFTRTSFGWAEAAFAELIFRSAAGFDPDPLPAPVAELGYQNDIQRTPLVVAPPQLWLNQDTCFNAVTRLLQE
- a CDS encoding glycine C-acetyltransferase — encoded protein: MNQVFNRKLKTDLDGLREAGTFKHLRHITTPMAAMVHMTEAGDAIVLSSNNYLGLADNPRVVEAGIEGLRHYGAGTASVRFICGTLDIHKRLEERIARFLGTENSLTYVSCWAANTGLIPTIAVEGTAIVSDELNHASIIDGCRMATQAQRLRYKHADMADLEAKLANLPPDVIKFIISDGVFSMEGDLAKLPEIVALAKRYNAVTIVDDSHGTGVMGRTGRGTIEHFGLTGQIDIITGTLGKALGGAAGGFVAGSNELIETLIQKSRPQLFSNALPATVACSALAAIEELDAHPELIGKLRENIAYFRAGLTRLGYKPLEGDSAIIPIIVGQTAFAIKMSDQLLAEGVFVTGFGYPVVPEGTARIRVQMSAALEREHLDRALAAFGRVGRDLGLIK